A window of Candidatus Nitrospira allomarina genomic DNA:
GGATATCCCAATCATCGTGACTGAAAGAATCCAAATCAACCCCGGCTGGAAATCTCTCAACGGACATATGCTTCGAACCGTCGACTTTTCCTGGGGCAGACATGTGCTTTTCCTGACCTGGCTGCTCCTGACCGGTTGCGCAGAACCACCTATCTCCCAATTGAACGCAGCCACCCAAGCTCTTGAAGACGCGAGAATATCAGAAGCCGAACATTACGCAATTGAGAGATTCACTGAAGCGGAAACGGCATTTCGACAGGTACAACAACAACTGGATCGACAGGGAGATCGGATGCCGCTTTTTCGTAATTATGATCCTGTCATCACCATGCTGTCGGAAGTCTTCAACAACGCCACGCAGGCCAAAATCGAAGCCATCGCCAACAAGAAGGAGTCCAAAGCCAATGCCGAGGTGGCTCTCGCCTTTGCCAAACAGCATCTTCAAGACGTTCGTGCGCTCCTGGCAGACGTCGCCGCTCCCACCCCCGATCACGGGGAGCTGGACCAACTTCTACAAGCCTTTCAGGACACGGAAACCCTCCTCGCTGAAATCGAATCCATTATGGCACAAGAACACTTCATCGACGTGATGACCACCTCCCATTCCGTGGAATTTTTTGCCACGCGAATTCAAGCACAGATTATCTCTGTCAAACAGCTTGCCGCAAAGCAACACGTCTGATGATGGAGAACCCTATGACCACTCCGCCCACCAGGTTTCAGTCGGCCTGGCGTCGGCGCTGGATGATAACGCTCGTGCTGGTCCTGCTTCCAGCGTTGACGTTTGCCTGGTGGGGACAAACGGACTATCCCGACACTTTTCCTTCACTGGTCGAAGACCTGGACCGACAGGCATGGGTCATCGGCGCAGAGACCTTGCTTCCTGATCGATATCAACAATTCCATACACACGTGCTCGAACTCCGTTCACAATGGCGGACAGAGGCCAATCACTGGTGGACAACCGGCGACGCTGAACAGTTCAACCGGACTTATCAACAACTGGTGGAAGAAGGCTCTCTGCTGATTGAAGCCTCTCGCCAAACAATCATCGCCCTGCGCCTGGAGGTCGAGGAACTTCTTCAGCCTGAACAGGCGCAGCTCACACGCCTGCGAGCGCTTTCTCATGTATTCGATCTGGAAGACGACATGCTTGCATTGTCCCTGGCAGAGGGATTGCTTCGAGAAAGTGTGTTGCGATTGGAGGAGGGACAATACTTGCAGGCCCGATCGGCCGGAGAGCAGGCAATTGAACATCTTCGCCGCGTGGAAGCCCATGTCGTCACACAAATGAACCGCTATACAAACGAGGTCCAAATTGCCCGCTGGGAGGAATGGGTCACGCAGACCCTACAACGATCAGTCGGCACAGCCGTCATTGTCCTTAAGGCCCCCCGTCGCCTTCTCGTCTACCAACACGGCCGGGTCGTTGCGGATTATCCCGCACGGGTGGGATTTTCAGGATTGACCGACAAGCTCTACGAGGGGGATGGCGCCACACCGGAAGGACAATTTCGCGTGATGCACAAAAAAGAGGGATCGGGGACCATCTATTATAAAGCGTTACTCTTGGACTACCCCACGATAGCCCACCAACAACGATTCCACGAGGCCAAAGCCAAGGGCCTGATGCCCCAGGACCGGTCAATCGGCGGCCTGATTGAAATTCATGGCGAAGATCCCAATAACGAAGAAACCACCAGCGGGTGCATTGCTTTGGAAAATTCCGCGATGGATGACGTATTCGAATGGGTCAACGTCGGAACGCCTGTCACCATTGTAGGGGCGCTGAACCAGGACAATGATGTCGTGACCTCCTTACACCAGCTGAAAGTCCATATTCATGAACGGAATGAACGGTGGCACAAACCCCGCACGCTTGCCTCCTCTTTCACCCGCAGAGAATAAAATGACATCCTTCAGGCCCCCCCACTCACCCCAGACGCTTCTGCTGAGCCTGCTCGTTTTCCTGACAACGGCACTTGGTGCTTCACCTCCCCACACTCCAAAACGCACCCCAACCGTGGTCCCTGTGACGATCCAACCCCGGGAAGAACACATCCCGTTTTATCCGTCCGCTCCCGGTCTCCTTGCCACGGCACCCAAGGGCCTCTACCTCGTGGTCGATACGGCTCAAAATCGGGTATCCCTTCGAAAGGGCAATCGAATCCTCTACAGTGCCGTGGCTTCAACCGGCAGCGGGGCACGATTGCAAGATCCTCGCAATCCCGACAACGGGTGGGTGTTCGATACTCCCCGCGGGGTGTTTACGATTTCCAGTAAAATTAAAAATCCGGCCTGGAACAAACCCGATTGGGCCTTCATTGAAGAAGGGCAACCCATTCCAACCAAACCCCAAGACCGGATTGAAACGGGCGTGCTGGGAGACTATGCCCTTGGTTTCGGCAATGGCTATTTCATCCATGGCACGCTGTATACGCGAATGTTGGGCACCAACGTCACCCATGGCTGCATCAGACTTGGAGATGAACCCCTTGAATATGTCTTTCACCACGTGCCCCTTGGCACCACCCTGATCATCTATTGAATCCTCTCAAGTCATTTTTCATCCACTGGCCTCTCCAAACGACCAGCTCCTACCTGGTGTGGATGCTTCTCCTCATGCTTGTCCTGGGAGAAGCCTGTACTTCCCAGAGCGGGGCTCAACAAAAAACCTCTTCTCCTCCCGTTGAACAAGAGCTGAAAATGGCAAAAACCAAGTCTCTCTATTTCATCGTCGATACCGACAAGAACATCGTATTGCTCAAAGCCCGTGGCATCCCCCTGCGGACATTTCCTCTGACCGGCGCCGAGTGGATCGGAACCCCTCTCACCCACTCAACCGTACTGCACCTCCAGACAAAAGACCCATCGGTCTCCCCCCTGCCCCTTTCTCCTCTATCAGATTTATCTCAGGAAACTCCGCCGGAAGATCCCATCACTCCATTAACCGTCAGCAACATGCCCACCCGCTATGAGCTCACTTTTCAAGAATCCCTGACCATTCTGATCCAACCTCCTCACCTCCCCTCCTTTTGGGCAAACCTGGGGCATCAAATAGCCGGCTGGGGGCGGCGGGTCACAGCCAGAATGGCGACCTGGGGAGGGTCACACCAATACCTGGTGCTCTCACTTGATCCTGCCGAAGCGCAAGCCTTGTATTGGGCCGCCATCCCGCCTATGACGTGCCTGGTGATTCCGGGAAATCCCGCAGACCAATAAATCCCGTCTGCCCTGGGCATGGGTTAGAAAGAAAGGAATATTATCCGAAGAATTGAAGATGGCATACAAGACAACAAGGGAGACGGAACCACAAAAATGGAGCAACCGGAGAACGGGAACTCCAAGCCGATAGGGAGCACCCCAACCCAATCCGCTAGAGATGAACAGTACCGGCGGGAAAAATCCTTTTCATTTGGAGCGACACGAAAGTCGAAGGGAGAGAGGCTACGTTTCTGAGATGTTTGAAAATCAAGCAAGTTTCAAGCGACTGTACAGGCTTCCACTGGTGATGGAGACGACTACTCGTTCAACATGACATGCAATTGTCCATCCTGGATTTTCATATCCTTTACCCCCTTCGAAAATTGATCCCAAAATCCACCTGAGCCACCAAATTCTTCCACCAAATTGGTATTTTTAATATCTCCCCACCAGGCGCTGGGTAGTGGAATGCCACCGAGACTAATGCCCCGCATCGCCACCATCGGCTTCCCATTCGTATAACTGAGCTCCAGTCCAAAATTAATTTTCAACATCTTTCCACCCACAATGGGCATCTCGTGATTAATCGGGACCACCAGTTGGACACTAACGAGGTCGTCCGCCATATCAACAGCCACATGTCTGGCCATATACGAATCCGTGGCAATCAAGGCATTCACCTCCCGTTCAGTTAACTGAATCTGCCTAATCGAATCCTTTTCAGAATACGGCACTGGCTCAAGAGGGAGGTCAGCTGTGGACGGGGAAGGTTTGGACACAGACGAAGAAGCGACATCGGCGGTCTGAAGCAGGTGAGCCATTTTGGCATTCAAAACCTGCTGTTCCGATTCAGCCAGCCGGGTCGGTTGAAACATCGTGGCATAGACGTACTGGTTCATCCACCATACGACACCCAATGTCGTGGCCAACACCGCAAGCCCGATAAAAAGAATCACCTGTTTCCCACTAAACTTACGCCGTGAAATCACAACTTGGGTTGTCTCAGTAGTCATGCCATTTTTTCCCTTTCCAAAGTGACAGTGAGCCAGGATACGAACTCATCGTTGACCGATCAAGATTCGAAATGTTGCATTTGCAGTGAGGACTTAATTATCATAACCACGATATACATTTTCCCTTCCCCCATCATTTACAAAAACATTTAAATCTTCTCGGCAAGTTGATGGCCTATTCAGTGCAAGTCAATCTCATCCTCACGTGCCAAGCTCGTACCACGCTATGGGAAAAATAAGTGAACAAGAAATCCAATGCCGTTTTAATCAAGAAACGAGGAATCTGTTAAGACGGCAATTGAAGAACTACTGTTTTTTCTTTTCACCTTAACTAATACAACATAAAACCAAGGACTCCCCCCAAAGATCCAAGGGAAAGGCACGGAAGAAATGTTGCTGGAACTATCAAAGATTTTACCCCTTACAATTAGAAAAAAAGCTTACCGGCTTGTCATACAGATCGTGAGACAGCATGAGCAGGAAAGCGCCAAAAAACTAGAGGAAAAGCTCCCCAAAATAGATTTAACCAAGGAGCATATAAAAAACTTAAAGATTTTAACCAATAAGGCCGCCCTCCTTGATGTGTTGCCTAAGCATTCGATCGCAGCGGAAATTGGCGTCTCGCGCGGAGATTATTCTGAAAAAATTCTTTCCATCGTCCAGCCAAAACAGCTGCATTTAATTGATGCCTGGGGGAGTGCACCCTACCAAGTCAAAGCAGTCATCGAAGAGAGGTTTCACAAAGAAATTCAATCAGGGCAAGTACTTATTTGTCAGGGCATCTCAATTTCAGAACTGGAAAAGAAGGATGATGGAATTTTTGATTGGGTATATATTGATACGGATCACAGCTACGAAACTACAGCAAAAGAATTAGAAATTTGTCGAAAAAAAGTTAAAAAAGGTGGCATCATTGCGGGTCACGATTATGTGACAGGGGCCTGGGCGTCCAATCGCAGATACGGAGTTGTTGAGGCTGTGAATGAATTTTGCATCAAATACAATTGGGAAATGATTTATTTAACGATCGAACAACACCGGCATCTCAGTTATGCGATACGGGAAATTTCTTCCTGATATTCGCTCGTGCTTCAATCATGAGGCCAAACTTTGTTCATGCACATAAACAAAGTTTCATAATTGGAGCAGTGTCCCTACAACCCATATCCCACCTTGGAAAGCATCTGTACCCTGGTGGGGGAATTGGTTGTCCCTCTAGTTCACTTTTCAACCAACCTGGAAATCCGGCTTTCTCGCCGGACAACCTTTTAAAGATATCCTTAAGACACATTGCAAGACAGACCTCTAACCTCTACCCAACCATTGTCAATCCGATCGGCTCCAATATCATGAGAGACAGGTAGTGGATATCCACCCTCTCTAACCAATTACGTCCCACTGAAAACGAACTCTACCGGAAAGCCCGGCCTTGTTTATCATGAACTGGAGATTAGAAAGCTTCCCTTCCCATAAAGTATACTGCAATAATTTCTTATTGATACTCTTGGCGGTGAGCCCCGGAGAGAATAAAAATGCGACCCGGACTATTTGGGAGAAATCGGGGAATAGGCGGACGAACTCGCGGCCGCATGAGTTGGAAAATGCGGCTCATCCCGCTCCTCTTATTCGCAATATACGGACTGTATTTTTTCGTCTCGAACCAGGAAACCGTGCCGTTAACCGGCCGTTCCCAATTGGTGGACATGACCCATGAGCAGGAAATGGCCTTGGGACTCCAGTCCTACCAAGAAATCCTCAGCCAATCGAAAGTCATTCCGGAAGGACAGGTCGTAGATCTGGTCCGAACCATCGGCCGCCGTCTGGCAACCGCGGCAGCAGATGTCGATCCCGGATTCGAATGGGAATTTAATGTCATTGACTCACCACAGGCCAATGCCTTCGCATTACCGGGTGGAAAAACAGCAGTATATACAGGGCTCATTCCAGTGGCCGAAAACCAAAACGGATTAGCCGTCGTCATGGGCCATGAAATCGCCCATGCCATCGCCCGGCATGGTGCCGAGCGCATGGCGCATCAAAAATTAGTCCAGATGGGCACCATCGCCGCCACGGTGGCCGTCGGCGATATGGATTACGACACACAAAGGATGGTCATGGGCGCATTAGGAGTCGGCGCACAATATGGCGTGCTCCTCCCCTTTTCCCGCGACCACGAGTCGGAGGCCGATTACATGGGTCTGCTATTTGTCGCTCGTGCCTGTTTCGATCCCACGGAAGCCCCACGACTCTGGGAGCGCATGGGAGAAGTCAGCAAAGGCAAACAGCCAGCCGAATTCATGTCCACCCATCCCAGCCACGGGACCCGCATCAAACAATTTCAGGAATGGATGCCCGAAGCCCTCGCCCTCCGTGAAAGGCACTGCAGCACAACCTCCCAGTCTTCATAAAAATTCTCTATTGAAAATATTCACAATCCTAACGACTCGCCACTTTTCCTCCTCCGACGCCTGCTCCCTGGCCCTTGGGCGGACGCTCTCATACACCCGCAGCCCCTGTTCGAGCGCAGCGAGTTCTGCCCTCCCTAAGTTCGCGTCCGCCCTCTCCGATTTTGCCAGGGAGGGCGTCATGGGTTTTGGCTACTTTTGCCCGACCAAAAGTAGCTCGGCTGCCGGGCCGAAACCCGACAATACTCGAATATGCGAAGTAATACCAGATAATAAAATGATGCGTTCAAATTTGTAAGAAATTATTCGGAAATACTATTGGGTGGAGGAAGAACTAGGAGCTAAAAATTGAAGAGCCTCTGCAAAGGGTTCAGCCAGGACTTGAAGGCGATTTGATCGTTAAAGAGAATTTCCAGCCCAAGCAACCATCCGGCCAGGTGGACTTGAAGAAGTGCTTCGACAACATTCAACCCCGTATAGGCCAGTAAATTTTTGAGAAAATGAGATCAGGGAGGAAAGAGATTGTCCTGCGTCTCAGCAAACGTAAGCAAAGACTGATTTTTCATCAATCTTAAACCACATTCAACTCCAGTTCCAAATGCAGAAACACAAAATTTGCTACCTCATTTTTTACACAATCCCCGCCTGAGAGAAATTTGTTGACAAATAGCGAAGAGTCTTTCATAAATATTCTCAGGCAAAGCCCTCAAAGCAAGTCGCAGATTGAATCGGACTCCCGCATATGAAAAAAGACCTATCAGGCCAATTGGTGTTTTCGCCAAGCGATCTCATCTGCTATCTGGCCTCACCGTTCGCATCCTGGATGGACCGATACGCCTTGGAGAATCCCGGCGCGGTCACCCCTGATGAGGAAACCGAGGACGGACAACTCATAGCCCAGACAGGGGCGCAACACGAACGCGCGGTGCTCGATGAGTTCAAATCATACGGTGCCAACCTGGTGGAGATTCCAAGGACCGACCCTAGCGTTGCCCGAACAACAACTCTCTCCGCTATCGGCGCCAAGGTCCCCATTATCTATCAGGCGTTTTTGGAACATGAGTCGTTTGCGGGGTTTGCCGACTTTCTTCTGCTCAAGAAATCGGGATGCTATCAGGTGTGGGACACGAAACTGGCCCGCTCGCCTAAGCCGTATTATGCGATTCAACTTTGTTGCTATTCGGAGCTACTCGCTGGCGTCACTCGCGTTCCAATGCCCGAACATTTCGGCCTCATCCTCGGTACCAAGGACCGGGTTGAGTTTCGGATCGAAGACTTCATCCATTACTACCGCCGCATCAAAACGAATTTTCTGACGATGCAGAACGGCTTCACCGGAAATCTCACGGATCGCCCGGAGCCTCTACCGCGAGCCGATCACGGCCGATGGACTTCCCATGCAGAAAAATTCTTTCAGGATACGGACCATCTCGTGCAGGTGGCGGGAATCACGGTAAGCCAACTCAAGAAACTGAAGGAGGGTGGGATCGCCACAGTCGCCGATCTCTCCGAGGCGTTAGGCAGGTCTATTCGCAAACTGGGTGCCGACTCACTGGAAAAGCTTGTCGCACAGGCGCGCCTGCAGTGCCAGACCAGGGCAGACCGGACCGTGAATCCTGATGCCCCGCCGCGCTATGAAATCCTGCCTTCCATTGGTGCGAATGGCGAACCCGTGGGTCTGGCCGCTCTTCCGCAGGACCATCCGGCGGATGTCTTCTTCGATATGGAGGGGTACCCGCTGATGACCGGCGGACTGGAATATCTGTTTGGAGTCTGCACGAGAACCGGACAGCCGGATTCATTTGAGTTCATAGACTGGTGGGCACACAACCGGGAGGAAGAACAGCTCGCCTTCGAGGGCTTTGTGGGCTGGGTCTTCAATCGATGGCAGCGTAACCCCGGCATGCATATCTACCACTACGCGCCCTATGAGGTCAGCGCGGTGCGGCGATTGAGCACCCGTCACGATACCCGTCAGGACGAGGTGGATGCGCTGCTCCGGAACAAGGTATTCGTTGATCTTTTTCAGATTGTCCGTCACGGCCTACGCCTTGGCGAGAATAGCTACTCCCTCAAGACGGTCGAACGCCTCTACCGGCCGAAACGCGCCACCGAGGTTGCCACTGCGGCTGACTCCATTGTGCAATACGCCAGGTGGATCGAAAGCCAACAGCCGGCTGATTGGAACCACAGCCCCATCCTGAAAGATATCCGCGACTACAACCAGGACGATTGCACATCCACGGCAGAGTTGCTGCAATGGTTACGGAAAGTGGTCGTCCAGCATCGAATCACTGGGGTGACCCTGGATTCCGAAAACGCGCCGTCGGAGGCAAAAGAATTGCCGCCGGAGGTCGTGACGCGATTGGAGACCGCTGCACGGCTTCGCACGCAAGGAGATGCCATTTCCCTGATTCTTGCCGATGTGGTCGACTTTCATCGCCGTGAAGAAAAGCCCATGTGGTGGAGAATGTTTGACCGTGCCACCGCAACTCCCGAAGAACTCCGGGATGACCCGGCCTGTCTCCAGGGGATCTGCGCCGTGGGACCTCCCATGCCCGAGAAACTTTCACTGGTACAAGAATACCGTTTCGACCCCTCTCAGGAATGCAAACTGACCTCCGGTGATAAGTCCAAGGTGATGTTCACCCATAACCTGGATGCGAAATTCACCCTCTTGGAGCTGGATACATCCACGGGCAGTCTGAGCCTTAAGATCGGCAAGAAAGCTCTGAGCGAAAAATTTTTAGGCGCGTTCCCCTCGCAGGGTTCACTGCTTCCGGACGAGCATGTCTCGGCAACGGCCATTCAGCTTGCATTGACGGAAGTCGTGACCAGACACCTCTCACGCAACCTCAATGCCCCCGTGACTGCCTTGTTGAACCGAATGCCACCCGTCACACCGCTGCAACAGAACAGTGAGTCTCCAACCGAAACGGCCAAACGGGTGGCGGGATCGATGGGCGGTGGATGCCTGGTCATACAAGGGCCTCCCGGAACCGGCAAGACGTTCACCGCCTCACAGGTCATCACGTCGCTTCTCACTTCCGGCAAAAAAATCGGTGTCGCATCCAACAGCCACAAGGCCGTGATGAATCTTCTCACCGCCTGTGGCGAAGCCGCTCAAGAGAGTGGTTGTCAGCTCCAGGGCATAAAAGTCGGAGGTGACGCCGAAGATCCCTTGTTTACCTGCAACCCCGGCTTGCATTACATCAAGGACAGCAACACCGCATACCAGGCTTACACCGGCGGGGTTGTCGGCGGAACGGCTTGGCTCTTTACCAGACCTGAGTGGGAAGATGCACTCGACTTCTTGTTTATCGATGAAGCCGGACAGGTTGCCCTCGCCAACGCCATCGCGATGGCTCGATGTGCGAAGAACCTTGTTCTCCTGGGTGATCAAATGCAACTTGAACAGCCGGTGCAAGGCTCCCATCCCGGCGATGCGGGTCTTTCGGCCCTCCAATACGCGCTCAAAGATCTGGAAGCCAGCCAGCCCGACTCTCCTATCATGCATGCCGTGATACCCCCCGGCTACGGGCTTTTCCTCGGCGAATCCCGGCGTATGCACCCGGCCGTCTGCCGATTCATTTCGGAGAGCATGTATGAGGGTCGCCTTCAGTCACATTCCGACTGCGCCCGGCAGAAGATCGTGGTCCCGCCTGGCGCCAACGGCCTCATCGCTAGCGAAAGCGGGATCCTGTTCAGCGGCGTGGAGCACGATGGCAATATCCAACAGAGTGAAGAAGAGATTGAACGGGTCACGGCGATTTACCACGCACTCCAAGGACGTCTCTACACCGACATGAACGGCGGCACCAAACCACTGGCATTGGAGGACTTTCTTTTCATCGCTCCCTACAACGCGCAAGTCCGCGCACTTCAGATCGCCCTCCCAGACGGCGCCCGCGTTGGAAGCGTTGACAAGTTTCAAGGGCAGGAAGCCCCGGTCTGCATCCTCTCACTCTGCTCCAGTTACGGTGAATACGGTTCACGCGGTCTGGCCTTTATCCTTGACCGCAACCGGGTGAATGTGGCCATCTCCCGGGCGCAATGCCTGGCCATTGTGGTTGGTGATCCCCGAATCGCCGGCACGCCTCCCGGCTCCCTGGACGACATGAAACTCCTCAACCTGTTTTGCAAGTTGACCGATGCGACCGCCTCCAGATGAACCCAAAATCGCCTCTTCTGTCATTATGAATTGAATTCTGGTTACCAGTACCAAGGGCTTTCTCAAGATCCTTCGTGAACTTTAAATTCTCGCCATGGCCGACTCTTGATGAAATCTTATTGACAGACGATTACAGCCATCTCTTTCAAGGAGTCGCCCCTTACCCCCTCCCCATTAATCAGTAAAGTTAATTTCTTTCCTGTAATTGACCGAAAAGCATTCTGGGAAGGAGTGACTCGAAAATTCCGAAACGGGAACCTACAAAGGCAGAGTTTAAGATAGGCCGTTCCATGAAACGGTAGTTGAAGTCTAAAATCCGAAATGGGTTAACGAGTGGAAAGACTTATTCAGAAGGCCAACTGTCCATCATGTGGCAAGACATTTGGTCTGCATCTGAGTTTTCAGATAATGGCCTGGCCCGAGAGTTTTGTCTGGTGCCGACATTGCCGAAATATACTTTATTTGCCTCTTCGGATCTATCTAATGAGTGGTCTTATTTTTTTAATTTGTTTTTTATTCATATGTTTGTGTCTTACGCTTCTTTTACAAATAATTTTTAAGGGAGAGATGGAGCCCCTAAAAGCTATTGTGGGAATTGTAATATTTATTTCTGGGATTTTATGTGGTGAAATTGTGAGCTCTCAACTCATCATACGGTGGATCGCCCAACAAAAGAGTAAGTAACGAAACCGACTCCAAATTGAGTTCCCTGTTTTATCCAGGCTTTAACCTTTAATTCACATTTTTTTAGAGGAAGACGTGCCCAACACCCTAGCCCACATCGGCGTGCAAGGCTTTCTGAATCAGGCCGTTAAACCGGGAATCGACCCTAAACTAGTGTGCCTGGGTTGCTTGCTTCCGGACATTCCATGGATTTTCCAAAGAGTCCTGCTGGGAATCATGCCGGGAGGCGACCCTTATACCATTCGACTCTACTGTATCGCTCAAGCATCCTTATTCGTCACGTTGGTGTTATGCGGAGCCTTGGCCTTCCTTTCAAAAACGCCTAAACCCGTATTCATGATTCTAGGCGTCAACGTCCTCCTTCATCTCGTACTTGATGGCCTTCAAACCAAATGGGCCAATGGAGTTCATTTGTTTGCCCCTCTGTCATGGGACTTATGGAATGTGGGGTTATTCTGGCCGGAAAGTCTTCCAACCTATATCATGACCGGGGGAGGCTTACTCTATATAGGATGGCAATGGCAAAAGGGAATATCACAGCCTCTCCCATTCTCGCCCTGGTCTCCTCTCAAAGTATCGATATCGGCGTCGTTACTCATCCTGTATTTCGCGCTGCCTTTGGTGATAATTGAAGGACCTCGAAACGCCAATAACCATTTCGTTCTAACACTTGAAGAAACGGAGGCTCGTCCAGGGCGTCCTCTGGAATTGGATCGATCTTCCTATGAGAAGACCCCGACGGGCGATATGATTGGTCTATTCAATGGTGAAGAAATTAGAAGCACTCAAGAAATTCTAGATCACTCCGCTACTGTTTCGATTCGGGGACGTTTTGTCACGCCCACCCAACTGGATGTTCTTGAATTTCACGAACACTACAGTTGGTTCCGTGATACTGGCAGTTACCTGGGTATCCTTCTTCTGTTAGGCATGTGGTTGGGAGCTTTCATCAAACAGGGCCTGCTCCACTCTTCAAGCAAGTCGGATCATCATTCTAGTTATCAGCAGGAATAAACGACCAACCAGACTGATCCTGAAGGGCCACTACTTCTCTTGCACGATATCAGGAGAGAGCACATCTATAGTGAGTTTGACAGGAAAGAGTGTGTAGGTGTCAGAGCGGTGTCGAACTTCCTTTAGAAGCGTTTCGATGCGAGGCTCGACCATTTCTTCAAACGATTTCCCCCCATTTGTTTCCACGATGATCGGTTTTGAAAAATCTACAAGATCTTGATTCAGAAACAGGGAATAGCGGCGAATACGATTGGTGCTTACCACGATCTTGTTGGGAGCTGTGACCTGAGCGTGTAATTTGGCATACACCTCTCCCGTGATAAATTCATCTCGGCTGTCAATCAGGTTTTCGGTAAAGGCGGCAATCTGATCCGTCATATCGATTCGCACCCACGAGAACGGTGTGAGGTGGGTGGCATCACGAACCAAAGAGACGGTCCGTGGCAATGGCTCTCGTTGTTGAGCATCAAACCACCTCATCAGTTCCGGCAAGGCCTGCTTGGGGAAAAAATGCCCTCCCGCATGGGGATGCGTCCAGGTATGCTCCTGGTACTGATATGCGATGCCACGGCGCTCCATCTCTTTCACCAAATCGCGACTCAACTGCACAGGCATAACCTGATCCGCCGCGCCGTGAATGACATAGACGGGCGTATGAACTAAATTTTCAACGAAAGGAAACAACACATCATCAATACCACTGGCCATCGGCGCGATTCCCGCAAAGCGATCCGCATGATGCATCCCGATAATCCAGGTTCCAATACCGCCATTAGACATGCCGGTGAGAAAAATTCGGTCCGGATCGATATGGTAGTCTTTCTGAACCTCCTGTAAGACCTTTAACACCAGATCCTCGCCGTATCTGGTCCACCATGACCCCATGGTCACCGAAGGACAGGCCAGAATATATTTTTCACCCAAACGTGGAATCCAGCGATCCAGGTAGGCTTCACCCGTGAACCCTGCCCCATGCAAACACAGTATGAATGCCATCGGCTGTTCAGGTGAATAGGAAGGAGGAACATACAAGGCATACTCAGTATCCACTCCCCTCACCCGGATAGAGCGATGCGGTTGGGCCCCAACCGGCTGAGCCTCATATAGGGTCGGCTGCTGAAGAATTTTTGAAATGGATTCAACATTGGCCTCAGGCATAAGTTGAATGTCGGCTAACAGCTTGTTGGCTTTTTCCGGAGAGTCTTCCTCCGCATATTCTTTCACCAATGAGGACAAACTCCTGCCCGAAAACTCTAAGGCCTCGCTCTTTTCCATTTCCTTAGGGGAATGGGCCATAATGGGAAAAGCC
This region includes:
- a CDS encoding TM0106 family RecB-like putative nuclease; this encodes MKKDLSGQLVFSPSDLICYLASPFASWMDRYALENPGAVTPDEETEDGQLIAQTGAQHERAVLDEFKSYGANLVEIPRTDPSVARTTTLSAIGAKVPIIYQAFLEHESFAGFADFLLLKKSGCYQVWDTKLARSPKPYYAIQLCCYSELLAGVTRVPMPEHFGLILGTKDRVEFRIEDFIHYYRRIKTNFLTMQNGFTGNLTDRPEPLPRADHGRWTSHAEKFFQDTDHLVQVAGITVSQLKKLKEGGIATVADLSEALGRSIRKLGADSLEKLVAQARLQCQTRADRTVNPDAPPRYEILPSIGANGEPVGLAALPQDHPADVFFDMEGYPLMTGGLEYLFGVCTRTGQPDSFEFIDWWAHNREEEQLAFEGFVGWVFNRWQRNPGMHIYHYAPYEVSAVRRLSTRHDTRQDEVDALLRNKVFVDLFQIVRHGLRLGENSYSLKTVERLYRPKRATEVATAADSIVQYARWIESQQPADWNHSPILKDIRDYNQDDCTSTAELLQWLRKVVVQHRITGVTLDSENAPSEAKELPPEVVTRLETAARLRTQGDAISLILADVVDFHRREEKPMWWRMFDRATATPEELRDDPACLQGICAVGPPMPEKLSLVQEYRFDPSQECKLTSGDKSKVMFTHNLDAKFTLLELDTSTGSLSLKIGKKALSEKFLGAFPSQGSLLPDEHVSATAIQLALTEVVTRHLSRNLNAPVTALLNRMPPVTPLQQNSESPTETAKRVAGSMGGGCLVIQGPPGTGKTFTASQVITSLLTSGKKIGVASNSHKAVMNLLTACGEAAQESGCQLQGIKVGGDAEDPLFTCNPGLHYIKDSNTAYQAYTGGVVGGTAWLFTRPEWEDALDFLFIDEAGQVALANAIAMARCAKNLVLLGDQMQLEQPVQGSHPGDAGLSALQYALKDLEASQPDSPIMHAVIPPGYGLFLGESRRMHPAVCRFISESMYEGRLQSHSDCARQKIVVPPGANGLIASESGILFSGVEHDGNIQQSEEEIERVTAIYHALQGRLYTDMNGGTKPLALEDFLFIAPYNAQVRALQIALPDGARVGSVDKFQGQEAPVCILSLCSSYGEYGSRGLAFILDRNRVNVAISRAQCLAIVVGDPRIAGTPPGSLDDMKLLNLFCKLTDATASR
- a CDS encoding alpha/beta hydrolase-fold protein — translated: MRNLIILLSGLIVVLMAFPIMAHSPKEMEKSEALEFSGRSLSSLVKEYAEEDSPEKANKLLADIQLMPEANVESISKILQQPTLYEAQPVGAQPHRSIRVRGVDTEYALYVPPSYSPEQPMAFILCLHGAGFTGEAYLDRWIPRLGEKYILACPSVTMGSWWTRYGEDLVLKVLQEVQKDYHIDPDRIFLTGMSNGGIGTWIIGMHHADRFAGIAPMASGIDDVLFPFVENLVHTPVYVIHGAADQVMPVQLSRDLVKEMERRGIAYQYQEHTWTHPHAGGHFFPKQALPELMRWFDAQQREPLPRTVSLVRDATHLTPFSWVRIDMTDQIAAFTENLIDSRDEFITGEVYAKLHAQVTAPNKIVVSTNRIRRYSLFLNQDLVDFSKPIIVETNGGKSFEEMVEPRIETLLKEVRHRSDTYTLFPVKLTIDVLSPDIVQEK